The following are encoded in a window of Sminthopsis crassicaudata isolate SCR6 chromosome 3, ASM4859323v1, whole genome shotgun sequence genomic DNA:
- the CORT gene encoding cortistatin has product MSSWHLPGSLCFLLLVSWAVATVALPLEDGLVLKGNEPLKEAADGKRGDLLTFLLSLYDWSSRGGGGGGGEMPLAAADELQFSKRDGRGLPNQAAPREKAPCKNFFWKTFSSC; this is encoded by the exons ATGAGCAGCTGGCACCTTCCAGGGTCCCTCTGCTTCCTCCTTCTGGTCTCCTGGGCTGTGGCCACAGTAGCCCTTCCCCTGGAAGATGGCCTTGTCTTGAAAGGCAATGAG CCCCTGAAGGAAGCGGCGGATGGGAAGCGGGGCGACCTGCTGACTTTCCTGCTCTCTCTGTACGACTGGAGCtcccgcggcggcggcggcggcggcggcgagaTGCCTCTGGCGGCGGCCGACGAGCTGCAGTTCTCCAAGCGGGACGGCCGGGGGCTTCCCAACCAAGCGGCGCCCCGGGAGAAGGCCCCCTGCAAGAACTTCTTCTGGAAGACTTTCTCCTCCTGCTGA